Proteins encoded together in one Planctopirus ephydatiae window:
- the pckA gene encoding phosphoenolpyruvate carboxykinase (ATP) codes for MSSMTIENMDLSNHGITVKTVIRNASPSRLYEEAIRFDPGTSISSTGALMAYSGDKTGRSPQDKRIVKHPQSEADVWWGPVNFALEERAYLINRERAIDYLNTQSRLYVVDAYAGWDPRQRLKIRVICSRPYHALFMHTMLIRPTDEELETFGTPDFVIYNSGRFPANRFTTGMTSRTSVDLSLERGEIVILGTEYAGEMKKGVFTVMNYLLPRRGVLSMHCSATEDKKTGSSSVLFGLSGTGKTTLSADPKRLLIGDDEHGWSDKGIFNIEGGCYAKAIYLSKESEPEIFQALRFGAVLENVVYDDAHRHVDFDNTSITQNTRGAYPLEYIDGAKIPAVSGHPEHVIFLTCDAFGVMPPVSKLTTEEAMYHFISGYTAKVAGTEMGVKEPQATFSPCFGGPFLVWKPARYAELLADKIRKHSVKVWLVNTGWAGGGYGVGKRIKLAYTRKIIDSIHDGSLNNAPTAADPFFGIQAVTHIEGLPDELLTPRRIWNDEGAYETAARKLKQLFDDNYQAISEGRVSSSMEG; via the coding sequence ATGTCTTCGATGACCATTGAGAACATGGATCTTTCAAACCATGGGATTACTGTCAAAACGGTGATCCGAAATGCCAGTCCATCTCGCTTGTACGAAGAGGCAATACGCTTTGACCCTGGAACATCCATCAGCAGCACTGGTGCGCTGATGGCTTACTCCGGAGATAAAACCGGTCGGTCTCCGCAAGACAAGCGAATTGTCAAGCACCCGCAATCGGAAGCCGATGTCTGGTGGGGCCCGGTCAATTTTGCTCTGGAAGAGCGGGCCTATCTGATCAATCGAGAGCGAGCCATCGATTATCTGAACACCCAGTCGAGGCTTTATGTTGTTGATGCCTATGCAGGATGGGATCCCCGGCAACGACTGAAAATTCGCGTCATCTGTTCGCGGCCATACCATGCCTTGTTCATGCACACCATGCTCATTCGGCCAACTGACGAAGAGCTTGAGACCTTTGGTACGCCCGATTTCGTGATCTACAACTCCGGGCGATTCCCCGCCAATCGCTTCACCACCGGCATGACGAGTCGGACAAGTGTTGACCTGAGTCTGGAGCGTGGCGAAATCGTCATTCTCGGTACGGAATACGCCGGTGAGATGAAAAAAGGGGTTTTCACAGTCATGAACTATCTGCTCCCCAGGCGGGGTGTGCTTTCTATGCACTGCTCAGCCACGGAAGACAAAAAAACCGGGAGTTCCTCTGTCCTCTTTGGTCTCTCTGGCACCGGGAAAACAACACTCTCAGCAGACCCCAAACGACTGCTGATCGGCGATGATGAGCACGGCTGGAGTGACAAAGGGATCTTCAACATCGAGGGCGGTTGCTACGCAAAGGCCATTTACCTTTCAAAAGAGAGTGAACCCGAAATCTTTCAGGCGTTGCGTTTTGGAGCTGTCCTGGAAAACGTCGTTTACGATGATGCTCACCGGCACGTCGATTTCGATAATACCAGCATCACTCAGAACACCCGCGGTGCCTACCCTCTCGAATACATTGACGGGGCTAAGATCCCCGCGGTGAGTGGGCATCCTGAGCACGTCATCTTCCTGACCTGCGACGCCTTCGGTGTCATGCCTCCTGTCAGCAAGCTGACCACAGAAGAGGCGATGTACCATTTTATCAGTGGCTATACGGCCAAAGTGGCTGGTACTGAAATGGGTGTCAAAGAACCCCAGGCGACATTCTCGCCCTGCTTTGGCGGGCCTTTCCTCGTCTGGAAGCCTGCTCGTTATGCAGAACTTCTGGCTGATAAAATCCGCAAGCATTCTGTGAAAGTCTGGCTCGTCAACACAGGCTGGGCCGGTGGAGGCTATGGCGTCGGCAAAAGAATCAAGTTGGCCTACACTCGAAAAATCATTGATTCGATTCATGATGGCAGCTTGAACAATGCCCCCACTGCTGCAGATCCGTTCTTTGGGATCCAGGCTGTCACGCACATTGAAGGACTGCCTGACGAACTGCTGACACCCCGGCGGATCTGGAACGATGAGGGCGCCTACGAAACCGCCGCCAGGAAGCTTAAGCAACTGTTCGATGACAACTATCAGGCGATTTCCGAGGGGAGAGTCTCCTCATCAATGGAAGGTTGA
- a CDS encoding cytochrome P450: MVDVRSQWSVVGDFVPTHANSLKDGRASGTLMEFPADPIACMQRLFREQGDYATLHGDGQKLSFVFCAEGNHQVLSDPVNFHSRFFALRGGRNSPQRRLSSGLLSMNGEEHRRNRRLVMDAFSKRAVPLYASTIVNLTEELLSKWEPGQTVDINHEMTEFMLRVTSSILFGVDNPEMAYRIGRMTDQWVRMNHEAGIGAMISSPETAERYNELLGFAAELDAEIAAMIDLRRHKKTSSHDALSMLLAAHDGEGSITDEQLIGHTALLFAASHLTTAHTFAWTIFLLSQHPRIMTDLHHELETLEGAAPLGAALDRLDLTERVIKESMRCLPASAYSQRFSTCQQKLGNLELCTGETVIFSQFMTHHRSDLYVDPYAFQPERWKTISPSPYAYLPFGAGPRMCIGAALGMLILKTVMPMLLSRFKFQLQPYAEISGRVISTMLGPITPVPMTIEAQDGKFESVPVRGNIGELVDLAGYVSNQSQAA; this comes from the coding sequence ATGGTTGACGTTCGTTCACAATGGTCTGTTGTTGGGGATTTCGTGCCGACCCATGCCAATTCTCTCAAGGATGGTCGGGCCTCCGGAACGCTCATGGAGTTCCCTGCCGATCCGATTGCCTGTATGCAGAGGCTGTTCCGAGAGCAGGGCGATTATGCAACGCTGCATGGTGATGGGCAGAAGCTCAGTTTTGTCTTTTGTGCCGAGGGGAATCACCAGGTCTTGAGTGATCCTGTCAACTTCCATTCCCGATTCTTTGCCTTGCGGGGTGGCCGCAACTCTCCACAGCGCCGACTTTCCAGTGGCCTGTTGAGCATGAATGGCGAAGAACATCGTCGGAATCGCCGCCTGGTGATGGACGCATTCAGTAAAAGGGCGGTACCGCTCTATGCCTCGACGATTGTCAATCTGACAGAAGAACTGCTTTCAAAATGGGAACCCGGTCAGACTGTTGATATCAATCACGAAATGACCGAGTTCATGCTGCGTGTGACTTCGTCGATTCTGTTTGGTGTCGACAATCCGGAAATGGCGTACCGGATTGGCCGTATGACGGATCAATGGGTTCGTATGAATCACGAAGCCGGGATTGGAGCGATGATTTCCAGCCCGGAAACAGCCGAGCGCTACAATGAACTCCTCGGTTTTGCTGCCGAATTAGATGCCGAAATTGCGGCTATGATTGATCTCCGCCGCCATAAAAAGACCTCCAGCCATGATGCACTCTCGATGTTACTGGCGGCTCATGACGGTGAAGGCTCCATCACCGATGAGCAGTTGATTGGCCATACAGCCTTGTTGTTTGCCGCTTCCCATCTAACGACCGCCCACACCTTTGCCTGGACGATTTTTCTGCTTTCGCAACATCCTCGAATCATGACAGATCTTCATCACGAACTGGAAACGTTAGAAGGTGCCGCTCCTCTCGGGGCAGCACTTGATCGACTCGACCTGACAGAGCGTGTGATTAAGGAAAGCATGCGGTGCTTGCCCGCTTCGGCCTATTCCCAAAGGTTCTCGACGTGCCAGCAGAAGCTCGGGAATCTGGAACTCTGCACGGGTGAGACAGTCATTTTCAGTCAGTTTATGACTCATCATCGAAGTGATCTGTATGTCGATCCCTACGCATTTCAGCCAGAGCGATGGAAGACCATCAGCCCAAGTCCTTATGCTTATCTTCCTTTCGGTGCCGGGCCAAGAATGTGTATCGGGGCCGCACTCGGCATGCTGATACTCAAAACCGTAATGCCCATGCTCTTATCGCGATTCAAATTCCAGCTTCAGCCCTATGCGGAAATCAGTGGCAGAGTCATTTCGACAATGCTCGGGCCGATTACTCCAGTCCCCATGACCATTGAAGCACAGGACGGGAAGTTCGAATCTGTCCCCGTGCGTGGAAATATTGGTGAACTGGTCGATCTCGCTGGGTATGTATCGAATCAGAGTCAGGCCGCTTAG